GCAGGCGTTCTGCGTACTGGGCCGCCAGGGTCAGGTCGTGCAGGGTCATGACGACCGTCGTGCCCAGCTCGCGGCGGAGTTCGTCGATCAGGTCGAGCAGGGCCTGCGCGTGTCCGACGTCCAGGCCGGTGGTCGGCTCGTCGAGCAGCAGCACGCCCGCGCGCTGGGCCAGGGCCCGGGCCAGCACCGCGCGCTGGCGCTCGCCGCCGGAGAGAGTGGCCAGGTGGCGATCCGCGAGGCGCGCCAGGTCGAGGCGGTCCAGCAGGGAGCGCACCACGTCCAGGTCGCTCGCTCCCTCGCGGCCCAGCGGGCCGAGGTGCGGAGTGCGGCCGAGGAGCACGTAGTCGGTGACGGTCAGGCCGATCGGCAGCTGCGGGATCTGCGGCGCGTAGCCGATCGCGCGGGCCCGTTCGCGGCGGCGCAGCTCGGCCAGCGGCCGACCGTCGACCAGCACTGAGCCCTTGTGGCGCACCAGCCCGGCGATCGCCTTCAGCAGGGTCGACTTGCCGGAACCGTTCGGCCCGATGATGCCCAGCCAGCCCCCGGTGTCCACAGTGGTCGAAATCCCGGAGATCACCGTGGCACGCCGGTAACCCGCCGAAAGCTCGCGCACCTCCAGCCTGCTCATACTGTTCCGCCTCTCCGCGATTCACAGTGGTGGTTGCGTTACGGCGTTGATCTTGCGTTCTGCGGTTTCCTGTGGCTGGTTCGCGTCACGTTCCCCTGAGGTGCGGTTGAGTGGGGGGACTGCTCATGCACGCCTCCGGTGGAGCAGTGCGGCGAAGAACGGGGCTCCGGTGAATGCCGTGATCACGCCGATCGGGATTTCCGCGGGCGCCAGCAGGGTGCGGGCCAGCATGTCCGCCAGCACCAGGAACACGCCGCCGAACAGCAGCGACATCGGCACGATGATCCGGAAGCTGCCGCCCATCGCCAACCGCACCAGGTGCGGCACGACCAGGCCGACGAAGCCGATCAGACCCGCCGTGGACACCGCCGCCGCGGTGGCCAGCGATGCCGCCACCAGCACCAGGAGCCGCACCCGTCCCGGGTGCACGCCGAGCGCGGCGGCCTCCTCGTCACCGGTGCCCAGCAGGTCCAGCAGCCGCGCGCAGACGCACAGCACGACCGCCGAGAGCACCAGGTAGGGCAGCACGATCAGCACTTCGCGCCAGCCCGTGGTGGACAGCCGCCCGAGGATCCACATGTAGACCTGCTGCAGCGAATCCACCCGCAGCTGCTGCACGAAGGTCTGCCCGGCGGTGAGGAACGCGCCGACGGCGACACCGGCCAGCACCAGCGTCGCGGTGTCGCGCCCCGCCGAACGCCCGACCAGCCAGGTCAGGCCGACCCCGCCGAGCGCCCCGGCGAAGGCCGCGGCCTGCACCGGGACGGACAGCGCGGCGTGCGGCGCGCCGGTGATCACCAGCGTCACCGCGAAACCTGCGCCGGCCGCCGCACCCAGCAGGTACGGGTCGGCCAGCGGGTTGCGGAACACGCCCTGGAACGCCGCGCCGGACACCGCCAGCGCACCGCCGACCAGCACCGCGAGCACCACCCTGGGCACCCGCAGGTGCCAGAGGATGGCCGCCTCGCGCTCCGACAGCGGCGAAACGCCGCCGGTGAGTTGCGCGACGATCTCGGCGAACACCCGCTGCCAGCCGAGCTCGGCCGCCCCGAGCAGCACCGACAGCAGGACGCTGGCCACCAGCGCCGCGACCCCGAGCACCAGGTGCCGGGGTCGCAGCTTGGTCTGCGTCAGGGGAGTGCCCGTCACCCCTGCTGCGCCTTGGAGACCCCATCGGCGATGGAGCGCACCATGTCGACCACTCGCGGGCCCCACCGGCTGGCGATGTCGTCGTCGAGCTCGAAGACGTGCTGCGTGCGCACCGCGTCCAGGGTGTTCCAGCCCGGCCGCTGGGCGACCGCCGCGGCGGTGACCTGGCAGCACTTGACGTCCGACAGGAAGATCAGCTTCGGGTTGGCCTGCAGGATGTGCTCCTCGGAGAGCTGCGGGAAGTCGCCGCCCGCCGGGTCGGCGATGTTGTGCAGGCCGAACAGGCTGTAGACGTTGCCGACGAAGCTGGTCGAAGTCGCGGTGTAGTAGTCCGGGCTGACCTCGTGGTAGTAGGTCAGCGGCTCCGGCGGCTTCGGGGTGTCGCGCACGATCTCGTCGATCTCGGCGCGCATCCTGGCCACCAGCTCGGCGGCCTGCTGGGTGTGCCCGGTGGCCTGGCCCAGCACCTCGATCTGCCGGTACGCCTCGTCCAGGTTCGCCGCCGCCGGGGTGAGCAGGGTCGGCACGTTGGCGGTCTTGAGGCCCTGGGCCAGCTGGCTGGAGCTGTCCGGCGCGATGACCAGATCGGGGTTGTGCCCGCCGACGGCCGCGGCGTCCGCGTTGAACGCGGAGAGATCGCTGCGCGGCGCCTGAGCCGGGAAGTTGGAGAACTGGTCGACCGCGATGACCTGGTCCCCGGCGCCGATGGCGTAGAGGGTCTCGGTGGCCGTCGGCGACAGCGAGATGATCCGCTTCGGCTGCTGCGGCAGGGTCACCGGTTCCTGGCCGGGCAGCTGCACCTTGACCGGGAACGCCGAAGCCGGGTCGTCGGCCGGGGCGGTGGTCTGGGAGTGAGGTCGGGTGGCGCAGGCCGTGACCCCGACGAGCAGGGCCAGCGCGGCGAGCAGCAGGGTGGCGAGTCGGCGGAGCCGGGTCATGTCTTCCCTACGTTTCGGCCGGTGCACGAGGGCGCGGCCGGGGAAGCCGACACCGCACCCCTGCACCGGGAGTGGCGGACATCGACACCACGCGCAAGGCGACCTGGCTCGTGCCCGGTGGCGCACCGGGCCATCGCAGTTGCGGCACAGCACCGGGTTCGCACCGGTTTCGCTTGGCGCTGGCGTCCCGCGAGCACCCGTGGCCGGGCACTCTGAGCTGCAAAGATATCAGGGGTCGATCAACGCGCCGAGCGGCTGCGGGGTGTCGTCGGGCACGGGCGGCCGAGGTGGCGACCGAGCGGCCGGATCCGGCCACGGACCGTGTTCACCGGAGCACCCTTTCTCGTAGTATTCCTGCACGGTAGGCCCGCACAACCAGCCCCCACGCCACCGCACCTCAGGGGACCGTGACGCAACCCAGCCCGGGAAACCCCGAAAACGCAAGTTCAACAGGCAACGCAACCACCACTGTGAATCGCGGAGAGGCGGGGCTGTGACCGGGCTCTTAACCCACACGGGTGCGTTACAACAACATGGTCAGCATCACTTCTGGATTGCTGCTTCCGGGTATCGTGGCTGTTAAAGTTCTCTGAACGCTCCGGTCGCGAGCGGGCTTTCGAAAGCCCGGAAAACTTCTGTCGTGACACCGGAATCTGCGGGCCAGCGCCGTCCCGTGCCCAGAAGTCATGAAGTCAGGCCATTCGGCCGCCGACTTCCAGCACGAGAATGACGAGGGAGGTCTGCGCAGTGGTCTTCTCCGCCGTCCCAGCAGCCCAGGGCCTGTACGACCCGGCTGCCGAACAGGATTCCTGCGGTGTCGCCATGGTCGCCGACATCCGCGGCCGCCGTTCGCACGGCATCGTCGCCGACGCGCTGACCGCGCTGGCCAACCTGGAGCACCGCGGCGCCGCCGGCGCCGAGCCGACCAGCGGTGATGGTGCCGGCATCCTGGTCCAGCTCCCGGACGAGCTGCTGCGCGCCGAGGCCGGCGTCGAGCTGCCCGCGGCCGATGAGACCGGGCAGCGCCGCTACGCCGCGGGCATGGCCTTCCTGCCCGCCGACCCCGACCAGCGACGCCGCGCGGTGGAGGTGATCGAGCAGGTCGCCGCCGAGGAACAGCTGCGCGTGCTGGGCTGGCGCGACGTGCCGACCACCCCGGAGAAGGCGGGCGTGGGCACCACGGCGCTCAAGTGCATGCCGCACTTCGCGACCCTGCTCGTCGCCGGGCAGCGCGACGAGGCGGGCGTGGCGCTGGACCGCCTGGCGTTCTGCCTGCGCAAGCGCGCCGAGCGGGCCGCCGCGGCGGAGGGCCTGGAGCTCTACTTCCCGTCGCTGTCCAGCCGGACCATGGTCTACAAGGGCATGCTGACCACCGAGCAGCTGCCCGCGTTCTTCCCGGACCTCACCGACGAGCGGCTGGTCAGCGCGATCGCGCTGGTGCACAGCCGGTTCTCCACCAACACCTTCCCGTCGTGGCCGCTGGCCCACCCGTTCCGCTACGTGGCGCACAACGGCGAGATCAACACCATCCGCGGCAACCGCAACCGGATGCGCGCCCGCGAGGCGCTGCTGGCCTCCGACCTGATCCCGGGTGAGCTGTCCCGGCTGTACCCGATCTGCGCCGACGACGGCTCGGACTCGGCGTCCTTCGACGAGGTGCTGGAGCTGCTGCACCTCGGTGGCCGCAGCCTGCCGCACGCGGTGCTGATGATGGTGCCGGAGGCGTGGGAGAACCACGCCGAGATGGACCCGAAGCGCAAGGCGTTCTACCAGTTCCACGCCAGCCTGATGGAGCCGTGGGACGGCCCGGCCTGCGTCACCTTCACCGACGGTTCGCTGGTCGGCGCGGTGCTCGACCGCAACGGCCTGCGCCCGGCGCGCTGGTGGCGCACCGCTGACGACCGGGTGGTGCTGGCCAGCGAGACCGGTGTGCTCAACCTCGACCCGGCCCAGGTGGTGGCCAAGGGCAGGTTGCAGCCGGGCCGGATGTTCCTGATCGACACCGAGCAGGGCCGCATCGTCGACGACGACGAGATCAAGTCGGCGCTGGCCGGCGAGCACGCCTACGACGAGTGGCTGCACTCCGGGCTGCTGAACCTCGACGAGCTGCCCGACCGCGAGCACGTGGTGCACACGCACGAATCGGTGGTGCGCCGCCAGCTGGCCTTCGGCTACACCGAGGAGGAGCTGAGCCTGCTGCTGGCGCCGATGGCCACCAGCGGCGGTGAGCCGCTGGGCTCGATGGGCGCCGACACCCCGCCCGCCGTGCTCTCGGAGCGCTCGCGGATGCTCTACGACTACTTCGTGCAGCAGTTCGCGCAGGTCACGAACCCGCCGCTGGACGCGATCCGCGAGGAGATCGTCACCTCGGTGGCGCGCGTGATGGGTCCGGAGCAGAACCTGCTCGACCCGTCGGCGGCGTCCTGCCGCCACATCCTGCTGCCCAACCCGGTCATCGACAACGACGAGCTGGCCAAGCTCATCCACGTCAACGACGACGGCGACCTGCCCGGTTTCGCCTCCGCGGTGCTGTCCGGCCTCTACGAGGTCGACGGCGGCGGCGAGGCGCTGGCCGAGGCCATCGAGCGGATCCGCGAGGAGGCCTCGGAGGCCATCGCCGCCGGTGCGCGCGTGCTGGTGCTCTCCGACCGCGACTCCGACCACAAGCGGGCGCCGATCCCGTCGCTGCTGCTGGTCTCGGCGGTGCACCAGCACCTGGTGCGGACCAAGGAGCGGCTGCGCGTGGCGCTGGTGGTGGAGAGCGGTGACGCCCGCGAGGTGCACCACATCGCCACGCTGCTCGGCTACGGCGCCGCGGCGGTCAACCCGTACCTGGCGTTCGAGACCATCGAGGACATGATCGCCACCGGGCAGATCACCGGCTTCCGGCCGAAGGTGGCGATCCGCAACTACGTGCAGGCGCTGGTCAAGGGCGTGCTGAAGGTGATGTCCAAGATGGGCATCTCCACCGTCGGCGCCTACACCGCGGCGCAGGTCTTCGAGGCGGTCGGGCTGTCCGCCGAGCTGGTCGGCGAGTACTTCGAGGGCACCACCTCCAAGCTCGACGGCGTCGGGCTGGACGTGCTGGCCGAGGAGGTCGCGCAGCGGCACCGCCGCGCCTACCCGGACAACCCGACCGAGCGGGTGCACCGGAAGCTGGAGATCGGCGGCGACTACGCCTACCGCCGCGAGGGCGAGCTGCACCTGTTCACCCCGGAGACGGTGTTCCTGCTCCAGCACTCCACCAAGACCGGCAGCTACGACGTGTTCCGCAAGTACACCGCGGAGTGCGACCGGTTGTCGGCCGAGGGCGGCACGCTGCGCGGGCTGTTCGAGCTCAACAGCGGCCGGGCGCCGATCGACATCGACGAGGTCGAACCGGCCTCGGAGATCATGAAGCGGTTCTCCACCGGCGCGATGAGCTACGGGGCGATCTCCGCCGAGGCGCACGAGACGCTTGCGATCGCGATGAACCGCATCGGCGGCAAGTCCAACTCCGGTGAGGGCGGCGAGGACGTCGACCGCCTCTACGACCCGGAGCGGCGCTCGGCGGTCAAGCAGGTCGCCTCCGGCCGCTTCGGCGTGACCAGCGAATACCTGGTCAACGGCACCGACATCCAGATCAAGATGGCGCAGGGCGCGAAGCCGGGCGAGGGCGGTCAGCTGCCGGGGCACAAGGTGTACCCGTGGGTCGCCAAGACCCGGCACTCCACGCCGGGCGTCGGGCTGATCTCGCCGCCGCCGCACCACGACATCTACTCGATCGAGGACCTGGCGCAGCTGATCCACGACCTCAAGAACGCCAACGAGCACGCCCGCGTGCACGTCAAGCTGGTCTCCGAGATCGGCGTCGGCACGGTCGCGGCGGGCGTGTCCAAGGCGCACGCGGACGTGGTGCTGATCTCCGGCCACGACGGCGGCACCGGTGCGGCGCCGCTGACCTCGCTGAAGCACGCGGGCACGCCGTGGGAGGTCGGGCTGGCCGAGACGCAGCAGACGCTGCTGCTCAACGGCCTGCGGGACCGCATCACGGTGCAGGTCGACGGCGGTTTCAAGACCGGCCGCGACGTCGTGGTGGCCGCGCTGCTGGGCGCCGAGGAGTACGGCTTCGCCACCGCTCCGCTGATCGTCGAGGGCTGCGTGATGATGCGCGTCTGCCACCTCGACACCTGCCCGGTGGGCGTGGCCACCCAGAACCCGGACCTGCGCAAGCGCTACACCGGCCAGGCCGACCACGTGGTCAACTTCTTCGAGTTCATCGCCCAGGAGGTGCGCGAGTACCTGGCGCAGCTGGGCTTCCGCACCCTGGACGAGGCGATCGGCCAGGTCTCCGCGCTCGGCGTGGACGAGGCGGTGCAGAGCTGGAAGTCCCGGGGCCTGGACCTGACCCCGGTGTTCGCCGAGCCGCAGACCCCGTACTCGTCGGTGCGGCGCCGGGTCCGCGAGCAGGACCACGGCCTGGACCGCGCGCTGGACCGCACGCTGATCCAGCTCGCCGAGGCGGCGCTGGAGGACGCCCGCCCGGTGAAGCTGCAGCTGCCGGTGCGCAACGTCAACCGCACCGTCGGCACGCTGCTGGGCGCCGAGGTCAGCCGCCGCTACGGCGGCGACGGCCTGCCCACCGACACCATCCACGTCGAGCTGGAGGGCTCGGCCGGGCAGTCGCTGGGCGCGTTCCTGCCGCCGGGCGTCACGCTGGACATGGTCGGCGACGCCAACGACTACGTCGGCAAGGGCCTGTCCGGCGGGCGGATCGTGGTTCGCCCGCACCCGGATTCGGCGTTCGCCGCCGAGGACCAGGTGATCGCGGGCAACGTGATCGGCTACGGCGCGACCAGCGGCGAGATCTTCCTGCGCGGTCGGGTCGGCGAGCGCTTCGGGGTGCGCAACTCCGGTGCGCTGCTGGTCTCCGAGGGCGCCGGTGATCACGCCTTCGAGTACATGACCGGTGGCCGCGCGGTGGTGCTGGGCGGCACCGGCCGCAACGTCGGCGCCGGCATGTCGGGCGGCATCGCCTACGTGCTGGACCTGGATCCGGTGCGGGTGAACACCGCGATGGTGGAGCTGCAGCGGCCCAGCGCCAAGGAGCTCAAGTGGCTGCACGAGATCGTGCAGCAGCACCGCGAGCTGACCGGTTCGGCGGTGGCGGCCTCGCTGCTCGGCGACTGGCCGCGGCGCTCGGCGGCGTTCCGCAAGGTGATGCCGCGCGACTACCAGCGAGTCCTGGATGCCATGCGGATGGCCAAGATCGAGGGCCGCGACATCGACGAGGCGATCATGGAGGCTTCCCGTGGCTGACCCGAGGGGATTCCTGAAGCACACCCGGGCCGACGCCCCCAAGCGCCCCACCGACGAGCGGCTGGGCGACTGGCAGGAGGTCTACGCCGCGCTGTCCACAGAGGACATGACCGCGCAGGTGTCGGAGCAGGCGTCGCGGTGCATGGACTGCGGCATCCCGTTCTGCCACTCCGGTTCGGCGGGCTGCCCGCTGGGCAACCTGATCCCGGAGTGGAACGACATGGTGCGCCGCGGCCAGTGGCAGGCGGCGGGCGAGCGGCTGCACGCCACCAACAACTTCCCGGAGTTCACCGGCAAGCTGTGCCCCGCGCCGTGCGAGGCGGCCTGCGTGCTGGCGATCTCCCCGGAGGCGGGCGGCGCGGTGACGATCAAGCGCGTCGAGGAGACCATCGCCGAGGTCAGCTGGGCGAACGACCACGTCACCGCGCAGGTGACGGAGGCGCACACCGGCAAGCGGGTGGCGGTGGTCGGCTCCGGCCCGGCCGGGCTGGCGGCGGCCCAGCAGCTGACCCGCGCCGGGCACGAGGTGACCGTCTACGAGCGCGACGACCGCATCGGCGGCCTGCTGCGCTACGGCATCCCCGAGTTCAAGATGGAGAAGTCCGTCCTGGACCGGCGGCTGGCGCAGATGCGCGACGAGGGCACGAAGTTCATCACCGGCTGCGAGGTCGGCGTGGACCTGACGGTCGAGGACCTGCGCGCCGGCTACGACGCCGTGGTGCTCGCGGTCGGCGCGCTGCGCGGTCGCGACGACACCACGATCCCGGGCCGCGAGCTCAAGGGCGTGCACCTGGCGATGGAGCACCTGGTCCCGGCGAACAAGGAGTGCGAGGGCGACGGCCCGGCGTCGATCTCGGCGCAGGGCAAGCACGTCATCATCCTCGGCGGCGGCGATACCGGAGCGGACTGCTACGGCACCGCGACCCGCCAGGGCGCGCTGTCGGTGACCCAGCTGGACAACTACCCGCAGCCGCCGACGGCCCGCGACGATGACCTCTCCCCGTGGCCGACCTGGCCGTACATCCTGCGCACCTACCCGGCGCACGAGGAGGCGGGGGAGCGCAAGTTCGCGGTGGCGATCGAGTCGTTCGTCGGCGACGAAGAGGGCAACGTGCGCGCGGTCCGCCTCCGCGAGGTGAAGGTCCAGCGCGACGAGAACGGCCGCCGCCAGGTCGTCCCGGTCTCCGACGAGGTCCAGGAACTGCCCTGCGACCTGGCCCTGCTGGCGATCGGCTTCGAGGGCGTCGAGCACATGCCGCTCCTCGACGGCCTGGGCATCAACCTGACCAAGCGAGGCACGATCGGCTGCGGCTCCAACTGGGAGACAACGGCCCCGGACGTCTTCGTCTGCGGAGACGCCCACCGAGGAGCCTCCCTGGTGGTCTGGGCGATCGCAGAAGGCCGCTCGGTGGCCAACGCGGTGGACGCCCACCTGACGGGCTCCTCCCAGCTCCCGTCCCCGGTCCACCCGACGGCCCTGCCCCTGGCGGTGTGATCCTTCGCCGCTGACGCCGAGAAACCCCTGCGCGGAGAACGTTCGCGCAGGGGTTTCGTCTTGTGGTCAGCCGGTGTCCGGAACCAGGCGGGCACTACGCGCGATGATCAGCGACTGAACTTGCCGCCCTTGATCGCGTTCATGAACGTCTGCCACTGGTCAGCGGTTGCAGTGAAGTATCCAGCGCTGCGGTTCTTGGTGTCGCGCACAGCAGCACCATCGTGAATGCTGCCGACCTCGACGCAGTTCTCGGCCCCCTGGCTACGGCTGGACTTGCGCCAACCAGTTACGGGCGAAGTCGGGGCCATCGCTACCACTCCACTACGTCAGCTCTTTGATCCTCCTGTCGAGCATCCGAGCCGTCACACGGTCAGATGCCGCGACCGCGCGCAGTGTATCGAACGCCTTTGCGTAACGGTCAGTGTGAGACGGCTTGTCCAGGTAGTCGGAGCTGGTGAGCGCCTCCACGTAGACGAAGGTCGCGACGGGCTCCGCGAGGTGCAACAACCGGAACGACGACCCCAGCGCCACGTGTTCTCCGGCCTCGAACGGCAAGATCTGCAGCGTGATGTTCGGACGACCAGCTGCCCGGCGCAGATGCTGCAGTTGATCGCGTAGCACTTCTCGGCCGCCGACCTGCCGATACAGCGCGGCTTCGCCGATCACGCACCAGACATCCGGTGCATCCTCGCCGAGCATGCGTTCGGCTCGCTGCACGCGTTCGTTCACAGCTGGTTCGACGTCCTGGGTGTCGTCCAGCGGGTTTGACAGCACTGCTCGCGCGTAGTGCTCTGTTTGCAAGACCGCTGGAATCACTTCGGGGTCGTAGTGCTTGATCTCCGCAGCCGCACCTTCTAGCGCAACGTAAGTCGCTGCCCAGTCCGGCACCCGGGCAGGTTGATCCCGCCGCCGAGCTTCCTTGGCCAGCGCCCGCAACCGATCGGATTCTCGGCCGTCGCGAACGCCGAACATCCCCAGAAGTACGTCGACCTCGGCTGCAGAGACCGTCAGTTCGCCCTTCTCGACGCGGGTCACCTTGTTCGCGTACCAGTCGAGCCGCTCGGCGATCTCCTTCGGCTTCACGCCCGCCCGTTCACGAAGGTTGCGCAAGATCAACCCGACCTGGACGCGTCGCACCGCTGGCCATGTCTGCTGCATGACGCCATCTTGCCCCACAAGACGCCTCCATCCCGAGAATTCGCCCTACTGGGTAATCGCCAACTGGAATTCCAATTGGTTAACTTCCATCTAGCCACGGCAGAGGTGTTCCGCATCAGGAGCGCTCAGCCGGCGAGGAAGTCAGCCGGTCATTCAGGGCCGGAACCAGCAACGAGGGTGAGGGCAGATCGCATGACCGTTCACGCCTCCATCGGATTTACCGCCGGAGCACTGGCTTTTCGCTCCCCGGTGGGGCCGTGGTGGACCCCCGACCACCACGAGCGGGCCACCCAGACGCGACAACACCCCTCCCGGTTGGCGCGCGGTGGCCAAGCGGGGCCGGTGCGGTACCGAGACAGCCGACGCACCGGCCCCGTCAAGCCCTCCAAGGCGGTGACGTGATGTACCGGCCGCATCCGTTCAGCTGGGTGCCCGGCGAAGGCGAGCGGCACGCGACCACCGAAGAACGGCCACCTGGCGGCTGGCCGAAGGGGGTAGAAGTCCCTGTGCTGTGCGGAAAACAGGTCGAGCCGGTCAGCTCCGTCGAAGCGTGGCTCTGGACGACGTGCACGAGCTGCAACGTCGAAGCCCACGAGGTTGCGGGCGTGCCGCTTGCGGGTGCGCGATGAGTGCCCGGCATGCGCGGATCGCTCGGTTGGCGCGAGCGGCGGTCTTAATGCTCGACCACGCGGCCGACGACATCGACCGTGGTTTGTGGACAGACGCCGAGTTGGAGGGAATGGCCGACGCGCTCGACTCACTGACCGCGGCGTTGCGTGGTCAAGACCAGGCCACGGTCCGACGCGACGTGCTGGTCATCGATTCGGAAAGGATTGACCGTTGATCGCTTGGGGCGTTTGCGCTGGTGCAACAGCTGTTCTGGTCATCTGGTGGATGCTGCGCTGTTCGTATCGGCCGCAGCATGCCGAAGTCGGCGAAGGGGCACCAACAGTCCGGTATCTGATCGAGCGGGTGGAGGCCGAGACCAGCGGAGGTGGCCGTCACCGCCTGCGCGAGCCGATCGCGAAGCGCGGTGGCGAGGCCGACGACAAGCCCTGGATTCCAGCGCCGCCATCCGAGGCGCCGGATCCCCACGAGTACACGCGAAACCCGATGGTGCTGCGCCGAATCCTTGCGGGATTGCGCAGCTTGTAGACCCGGCTCGGTGTTGGTCGCACTCCCTCCCCGACACCCAGCACCGAGCCGTCCCCGGTCGGGCGGTGCACAACAGCAGCACCGCCCGACCGGCTTCAAACCGCTACCCAGAATCGAGTTGGATGCATGCACAAGGACAAGTGCGATGATGCTCAGCCCGAGATCACCGGTACACCGGTCTTGGTCTCGATGAAGCTCAACGCGATGGCAGCAGGAATCGGGCCCAACGCCGATGACGACGTCGCGGCAAGCCCAGCTGATGAGCAGCCAGAAGCTGGCGCGGCCGCATCTGCCCGCGTGCTGGGCCGGACGGGTGAGGTGGGGGAGATCGAGTAGAAATCCTCAACACTCCCTGTGTTGAGTTCGATACCGTCCGTTCCGATCAATGCATTGACGTACCGCGATTCGGATCGGGAGGCTACAGGGAGCATGCGGGCTGGGGATGATCAGGCAGCGCCCGCCGTGATCGGAGCTGACTACATCGCTGAGCAGAACGGCGAAGAGCCTGAACCGGTGTTCGTGCCGTTGGAGAAACGTCTCCTGAGCCGGGACAAGGACGCCACCATCGAGCTGCGTCGTTTGACGGACGGACGTCTGGCCGTGGTGGCGTTCACCTCGCTGGAGGCGCTGGTGCACAGCTGCGGGAACCTGCAGCCGTGGGCCTCGCTGCCTGCCGACCAGGTCAGCGAGATTCAAGCCCGCAGCGGGGCCGATCTGGTTATTTGGGATGCCGAACTACCGGCCGACCAACGCAGGGACGCTGGGGGAGCCGACCGATGAGTGGAACGCAGGCGCAGCTCGGGGACTTGGAGGCACTCGCCAGCCAGCTCCGCACCGGGGCGATGGAGCTGGACGGGAGCGGTGCACCGCCGCCCGCCCCGCAGGTCGGGGTCGCGACCGAGGCGGTCGCCGGGGCGATGGCGATGCTGGCCCTGTCTGCCGCCGAGATCGTCGAGGCCATGAACTTTGCCGGGGCCGAGGTTGCGGCTGGCCGCAACCTCTATGACGAGACCGATCACGGCAACGCCGACGACATCGCCCGTACCGCCCCGAACGAGCCGCGGTAGTTCCACAGGGGATCCGGAGCATGCCACTCGATATCAAAGTTGACGCCCAGCCCAGCACGATCCGCACAGCCGCAGACTGGTTGGACGGGATGGCGCGTGCTGTCGATGCGGCCTTGGACACGATCAACCGTGTTCGCGGTGAGTCCGAAACAGGCTGGTCCAGCGAAGCGGGCCAAGCCTTCCGCGACGGTATGGGCAAGATCGGCCCGCGCGTCGATGAGGTGTCGATCAGCTATGCCGGCCTAGCGGCAGAGCTGCGTCGCCACGCCGACGCCATCGACACAATCAAGGTCAGGATGAACCAGGCCCGCGAGCTCGCTCTCAAGGAAGGGCTCGTTGTCCAGGGCGACCTGATCATGGAGCCTGGGCCGGAGCCACCTGCTCCGACACCGCTGCCCGCCGACAAGCCCGCCACTCCTGAGCAGCAGGCCGCGCACACCGCAGCGGTGCAGGCGGAAGCGGCATTTGTGCGCAAGGTCCAGGCGTACGCCGATTGCACGATGCTGG
This portion of the Saccharopolyspora antimicrobica genome encodes:
- a CDS encoding glutamate synthase subunit beta — protein: MADPRGFLKHTRADAPKRPTDERLGDWQEVYAALSTEDMTAQVSEQASRCMDCGIPFCHSGSAGCPLGNLIPEWNDMVRRGQWQAAGERLHATNNFPEFTGKLCPAPCEAACVLAISPEAGGAVTIKRVEETIAEVSWANDHVTAQVTEAHTGKRVAVVGSGPAGLAAAQQLTRAGHEVTVYERDDRIGGLLRYGIPEFKMEKSVLDRRLAQMRDEGTKFITGCEVGVDLTVEDLRAGYDAVVLAVGALRGRDDTTIPGRELKGVHLAMEHLVPANKECEGDGPASISAQGKHVIILGGGDTGADCYGTATRQGALSVTQLDNYPQPPTARDDDLSPWPTWPYILRTYPAHEEAGERKFAVAIESFVGDEEGNVRAVRLREVKVQRDENGRRQVVPVSDEVQELPCDLALLAIGFEGVEHMPLLDGLGINLTKRGTIGCGSNWETTAPDVFVCGDAHRGASLVVWAIAEGRSVANAVDAHLTGSSQLPSPVHPTALPLAV
- a CDS encoding DUF397 domain-containing protein; the protein is MAPTSPVTGWRKSSRSQGAENCVEVGSIHDGAAVRDTKNRSAGYFTATADQWQTFMNAIKGGKFSR
- a CDS encoding helix-turn-helix domain-containing protein, with protein sequence MQQTWPAVRRVQVGLILRNLRERAGVKPKEIAERLDWYANKVTRVEKGELTVSAAEVDVLLGMFGVRDGRESDRLRALAKEARRRDQPARVPDWAATYVALEGAAAEIKHYDPEVIPAVLQTEHYARAVLSNPLDDTQDVEPAVNERVQRAERMLGEDAPDVWCVIGEAALYRQVGGREVLRDQLQHLRRAAGRPNITLQILPFEAGEHVALGSSFRLLHLAEPVATFVYVEALTSSDYLDKPSHTDRYAKAFDTLRAVAASDRVTARMLDRRIKELT
- a CDS encoding zinc finger protein, with amino-acid sequence MYRPHPFSWVPGEGERHATTEERPPGGWPKGVEVPVLCGKQVEPVSSVEAWLWTTCTSCNVEAHEVAGVPLAGAR
- a CDS encoding SAV_915 family protein, whose product is MIGADYIAEQNGEEPEPVFVPLEKRLLSRDKDATIELRRLTDGRLAVVAFTSLEALVHSCGNLQPWASLPADQVSEIQARSGADLVIWDAELPADQRRDAGGADR